In Drechmeria coniospora strain ARSEF 6962 chromosome 03, whole genome shotgun sequence, the DNA window GATGGCCGAGGTCacaccgccgtcggctggctcgtcgtccaACACCTTCATCATGGCCAATTCCCCGTCCAAGACTCTCCCCGTCGCGGATGGTTACCGGCCCAAGATCACGCGCACCCTCGGGCAGCGGCCAGCCTGTCTTGTCAACGCCTCGGTGACGTACTGTGGCAGTAACCAAATCTTTGCCTTTGGTGGCTTCGACCAGTACACGGACGAGGTTTACAACCACGTCCtccgcctcgacctcgcaACGCACCAGTGGAACTTGGTGGACAATTACGGCGACATTCCGGGCGTTCGGATGGGTATGCCGGCCCGATGCCTGTGATGCCCATGGGCGGCCCTGCCTTTGCTCGTGGCTGACTTGACCTACCGCAGGACACACCGCCACCCTCTATCAAGGGGACAAGCTCTTGGTCTTTGGCGGCGAGAACGAGCACCGGACCTATCTCTCGGATCTCATCATATTCGACCTCAAGACGGCGCACTGGACCCAGCCCCAGGTTTCCGGCCCCATCCCCAAGGGTCGGGCCCGGCACGCCGCCGTGCTGCACGAGGACAAGCTCTTCATCATCGGAGGCATCACGGGCCAGAACAACTACGTGCTGGACGACATATGCTACCTGGACCTGCGCACCTTTACGTGGTCCAAGGCTTGGCGCTTCGTCGGTCGCTTCGACCACTCGGTGTACATCTGGGGCGACCGCGTCTGGGTCTTTGGCGGGCTCAGCGAGGACATGGACAAGGTCAGCGACCTCTGGTGGCTGGATCTGAAGGGGAGCCCCGAGTTCGACTCGCGCCCGCACTTTGGCGTCTTCGACCGCCACTCGGCCACCGGCAGGGCATGCGGTTCCCCCCGTCCTCCCTACAGCATGGCTCctcccgccgtcgtcggcgcctccgGCTACGCGGCCAATTCGCGAACGGCCCAGGTGAACCCGCCTTCCTTCCAGCTCAAGACGTACGCGCCCACGGCCCCCGGCTCCATCTCGTCGTTGAAGTTCATGTCCGGGCCCAGCATCCCATCCCAAGGCTCGGGCACGCACTACCACGCGTACTCCTCGGGCACCTTGCTCGACTTCTTGACCCCCGCCGCGACCATCACGCCGCGGGAGTGCTCCCTCTCGGCCCTCGATCTGGGCATGCTTCGCTGGcagaagctcgccgagggtCGCGAGATCTTCAAGTCGGGCTACAGGTGGCACTACTGCACCATGAACGAGGAGGGCACCAAGGCTTGGCTGCTCGGCTGTCCCACCGACCCGGCCGCGACCGACCTGGGGCCCAACGGATACGAGGAGTACCTCAGGTAAGACGCAAACCCTCATGGACGTCGATTCGAAGCTCACGAGTGTTCGCAGCGACATCATGGAAATTGACCTCCGTCGCTACGGCTTTCTCGGCAACAAcatgacgacggagccgcGGACCGAGTCCCGACCCTCGGCCACGACCCGACCGACGGAATCTCCGTCCAAGGgtctcggcgccgacctcgccaagCTCTTCGATCTACCACCGGAATCCGGGAGCGGAACGGATTTTGTCGTCACCGCCTTGGCCGAGGGctgcgacgaggaggacgtccTCAGCTCCGGCTTGATtcgggccgacgacgttgcTGGGGGCGAAAgctggctcgccgccgacgcgcccACGTCGCAGCCCATCCACGTGCACAAGCTCATCCTGCAGGCACGGTGGCCGCACTTCTCGCGCCTGTACAACGCCCAGATGGCCGAGTTCCACACGAAAAAGATGCACATTCCCGAGCCTTACACCGTCGTCCGGGCCTTTCTCCTCTACCTCTACACCGACAGCATTCGGGGAACCGTCGAACCCGACAGCGACGCGACCACGAGCCTGTCGGACGTGGCCGGCCTCCTGGTCATGTCCAACATCTACAACATTCCCCATCTCCGACTTTTGTGCGTCAACCGGTtggccaaggagctcgacgtcgagcacgcGTGCGTCATATGGTACTGCGCTGGCCTTGCTGGCGAGGAATGGCTTCGCAAGCGCGCCGCGACGTTTTGCATGACGCACTGGGGTCGCATCGTCCGCTCGCGGGGGTTCCTCCGCCTCCCGCGCAACGCCCTCGTTGACCTGTCGCAGGAGGTCGACATGGAAGGACGCGTCAttgccggcgaggagcttgAATGGGGCAGCTCGTCGGGCCGGTACGGCGACACGGTGCACAGCACGAGGAAGGCGAGTATTAGCAGCAACCAGACGCAGGTGCTGGAttccgaggccgatgacgatgagggGATGGAGCTGAGCTGAGCCGGCTGGGCCCCGATGACAAGATGAATGACGAAGTACACGCATACATGAAGCCATCTACGGCGAAGCCTGGAGCATGGTCGGCCGTCTTGCCACGCCTCATGGGCCGGTTGCATTCACGATTTTGCTTGCTACATCTTCCGCCAGCCAGCTGCTCCTCGCTCCCTTTGTGCAAGAGTCATGCGATATACATGGAGCCTACGCTGTGCTGACAGAGAGGCCAGCATCGAGGACAAGTCTCTCGCGTAGGCTTTGTGGACATGGGAAGGTACATGTCGGTTAAGACTTGCTGATGAGGCCTGGTGAAGCACCGAGCAATGCTGCGGGTTGCACGTAGAAGCAGGATGGGAGACCAAAAGTAGATGGAGAGAGCCGGTGACGGCATCCAGTCTATAAAACCAAAGCTAGAAAAGTGTAGCCTTCCTTTTTCTATGGCCATGAACTTTTGACGGAAAAGACCAAAGTGACAAAGATTTTTTTTACTCCTGCAAGTTCAGGTCCGGATCAACAACGCATCAAGGAGCGATGGCCTGAAATTAGCAGGGTGCCCATGCGTCGGAAATCCAGCCAAGCAGCAGTCGCGCAAAAGAAAAAAACGAAGAGAGAAAGAAGGCAGGCCAGCGACAGATTCTCAAAAAAAATCACGCAAGTCCAATGTATCCGGGAACACGACAAGGTGTCCCTATGCCACTTCGTAAACCCATGCAATCAAGCAGCAACAAATCAAGCCGCAACAAAACAAATGTCGGAACGAGGGGTACAACTCGGCGTTGGAATTGACCCATCGTCCATCCCCACGGCCAGAACGCagcgccgacgtgctcgaaACCGGACGGCGGCCGCTCCTCGCCGGACCGAGGGGAGGGTTCCGACGCACCAAGAAATGCAGTCCATACGtatgtacacctgcaccgcAAACGGTATAAGCCGGCGAGCTTCCCCGCCATCGTGAGCGGGGATGCGGGGGGCGCCATCGATGGCTTCGTGCTTCGGCGTGCGTGCCGAGGCAGTCCCTTTGAGTCGCCGGGGAACTGTTTCGTCGACGCGGTGGCGGTAGGCAGTGGCGGTAGGTTCGATGGCGACCGACACCACGGGCTTCGCGTGACAGTCGCGACACGACGTCGGCCCAGCGTCGATGACGTTCTCGTTCTCGAGGGGAAAGGTCGAAGAAATAACGCCGCCGCAATGGGCCACGGGCGTGGCGGAGGGCACCGATGGAATGGAAAGAAAGGAGTTGAGTGGGGGGGGATGATGGGGGGCACCGATCGAAACGGTGCATCGCCGCTCGGATGAAAGCGAGGACCTTTCCAGAACGGCGAAAAACGTAGGATGCATCTTCGGGTTGGCTCGAGCCATGGGCCCCGCCGCCGTGCGATGCATCGCGTCCGAGGCGAGTGACTCATCGTCGCTAGCGCCGTCGGTTGCCCTGGGCCTCGAGGAGGGAGGGTTGGGCTGGTTCgggggcggcgtcggggcgGTTGCCGGATGAATCATGCcatcgactcggccgcctaTTGCTGCATCGCCTGGTCCTCGGTCGCGATGCCCTGGGTTCCGGGCAGCgtcaggccggcggcgagcgcctgAAGCTTGAATTCCGGGTTGCAAGGCAGCGAGTGCGATTTGTGCTGGGCTCCGTTAGCTCGGACGGCACGGCGACTCGGGGCGGGCACGTACGTATTTGAGACCGTTGAGGTTCTTGTACCGCTTGGAGCAGGTCTCGCAGTGAAAGggcttctccttctccatGCCGAGGGTGCCGGGGTAGGGCGCGCTCGTCTCCGGGTTGACGATGGAAAAGGTTCCGTCGCCGTTCTCGTGCAGCTGCTGCGTCTGGTGGCCGTGGCCCTTGTGGTACCTGTCGTCGGTCAGCGGCGGAAGGAGAAGGCGGGCTCGGCTCGGGCGGGGGGTCGGGGCGCGTACTTGAGGCCGTTCTGGTTCTTGTACGCCTTCTCGCAGCCGATGACGGGGCACTTGAAGGGCTTGTGCTCCTCGGGCATCATCATGGTCTGCAGGCGCTGGAGGAGCACCTTGTTCGTCTCGGGGTCGGCGAACTGGCCCTGCTGGAGGCCGAGCGTggccagctgctgctggatgGTGCGGTTCCCGGGGGGGAAGGCGCCGTTGGGGCTGAAGAGGTGCTTGCCGGGGTCGTTGATGCAAAAGTTGGActcggcgttggcgttggcgtagtggccgtcggccatgtcggGGTTGGCGCCGCCCATGGGCATCTCGGGaaagtcgtcgtccatggGGTCCATgcgcagggcggcggcggcggcggcgggctggTGGCCCTGCAGCGGCAGCTGGTGCTGCGTCGTGGtggcgagcgtcggcgtGTTGACGGACGAGACGGTCGGGTTGTTCTGCAGGCCGaagctcgcggcggcgggcgtcggcggctgcgaGGTGCGGAGGCCCTGGGTGAGGCCCGAGGTGTTCATGCTGAGGCGGGGGCGCGGCTGCTGGCCGAACATCTGCCTCGGCTGGGGCATGCGGCCCTGGCTCctgtcgtcgagctccatgccgccgacggcgtcgtcgagctccatgtcggcgacggcgtccatgtcgtcgtGGGTGGCGTGGGCGAGGGCCGGATTCATCtgaccggcggcggcggaggcggtgACGCCGGGCATCTggaaggccgaggcggcggcgtgctgctggcccggcgtcggcgtcgtcctcgaggtcggcatgGCGGGCGAGCCCTGGACGCCGACCTGGTTGAAGTGGGAGAAGGCGTTGTGGCGGGTCGAGTTGGGGCTCGCCTGGGTGTGCGCCTCCTCGTAGTGCTGCAGCAGGTCGTGGAGGTTGGGCAGGATCTTGCCGCAGCAGGTGAAGTCTCGCATGAAgttggcctcgagcttggGTAGGTACGACGAGGAATGGAACGAGGATGACTGCGGGTTGCCAAAGGGCGAGGGGGAGATGCCGTGCATGATGATGCTGGGACGAAGCAGAGTCAGCAGGGGAGGCACACGGGAGGCACACGGTCGAcggtgggggagggggggggagggggacggCGCGGCGCGGACGCTCGCGGTCATGGCGGTCGGCGTAGAGAGGCAGGGCGAAGACTGTCCTCGGAGGGGTTCGTGATGGCCAGACCGCCGCGTTCGGGCGGAGGGTGAGGGGAGGAGCGTAGTGGAGGGTGAGGGGGGGAGCGCGGTTGAGGGTGAGGGGAAGGAGCGCGGTGGAGGGTGAGGGGAGGAGCGTGGTGGAGGGTCGGTGGGCAGGGCGGTGAGGCGAGAGGCGATGGGAGAGGCGATGGGGGTGTTGGCACGCtctcggcgaggcgagaggaTGGGAGTGACGGCACGCtctcggcgaggcgagaggcGATGGGAGTGACGGCACGCTCGCGGCGAGGCCGGACGGAGGCGAAGGGCAGACGAGTGAAGGCAAGGctggcgaggcgaggcgagcaaaGGCCAGGCAAGAGAGGGGAGTGGCGAGAGAGGAGTGGCGAGAGAGGAGTGGCGAGAGGGGAGTGGCGAGGGGGGAGTGACGAGGGGGGAGACAAGAGAGGGAAGGCTCGAGAGGGCAGTGACGATAGGGGAGGCGAGAGAGGGCAGGCAAGAGAGGGGACGGACGAGAGGGGAGGGGTTCGTTGAGTGCAAGGTGGGAGCAAGGCcatcacgacgacgacagaaTCAAAAAGGGTGCTCGGGCGCTCGGGAAACGTACTCATCTCGGACGAAGCTGCCAAATGACATGCCTCCCCAGCTCATGCCGCCCATGAGACTGCCGGCGAGGGACTCTCGTCGGTTTCGGTTCACGCTGTCGCGGCGCTGGTTGTTGACGGAGATGGGCTTGGGCCCGGCGCTCACAAAGGAGCCCTGGCGGCTGCGGCCCATGGCGTGGGCGTCAAAGGCGCCGGCCGTCATGTCGAcgttgtcgccgtcggcgaggtcgtggTCGGACAAGGCGAACgggttgccgccgccgtggtgcgccgtcgtcgggggcaggtcggcgaggggggcggaggcgaaggcggtgtcgagggcggcgacggtgctgcTCGCGCCGAGGCCTTTGGATCGTCGAGGAAGGAAAAGGTCGGGCGGCGTGGCGGGTTGGGGAGAGGGCGACTGCGTCACGGCCGAGTGGACGAGGGACGCGGGCGATTCGGCATGCGCGGCGGGGGTAGGGGCCGAGGCGAACGACGAGGtgagcgacgaggcgagcgacgaggcgagcggcGGTGCAGAGGCAAGTGCCGTGGCGGACGCTCGTGCTGGCGAGCAGGTCGGTGTGGGAGTGGGCGTCGGGGTTGGCGATGGAGGAtgagtcgtcgtcgtcgtcgtcgtcgtcggtgtcgATGCTGGCGTCGGtgttggtgatggtggtgttggtgttggtgcaggtgcaggtgcaggtgcggCGGCTGGGGCGAATGCGACGGCAAAGGTgggtgccgtcgtggccgtcgacctcgtcctcgcactCCTGCGTCCAAGCGTCGAAGGGGCGGAGAAGCAGGCAGCGACGTCGCTGTTCCAGGcggcggggggaggggcgggcCCGGCGCTGGCGCTGGCGTTGGCGCTGGCACTGACACTGACACTGGCActggcggcaccggcactGGCCCTGGCATTGGCACTGGCCCTGGCATTGGCACTGGCACTGGCCCTGGCACCGGCGCTGGCACTGGCTCTGGCACTGGCCCCGACGCTGCCACTGGCCCCGACGCTGCTGCCACGGGCGCTGACGGCCGCTGCGCTTAGCCCGCGGCGGGCGCTGGGGCCGGTGGCGGTGTCAATGTCGTCGGGGTCCCACCTCTGGTggtcgtcaccgtcagcgCCGGGCTGGTGAAACCAGCTGGAGAGCGGGTTCCGCATGCTAGCGATGGGTGTGGCGGTcgaggtgccgtcgacgggtgAGTCGTCGAGTCGAGGTGAAACGGCTCgggccctcgtcgtcgtcgaccgactCTCGGCCGCTCGCCTCGCTGCTTGGCCGCTTCGGCTGCtgcttggccgcctcgtccctgGCGcatggacggacggacggagcgGATATtagggagggggggagggggtgggTGTCGGCGGACGGATGGTCGGGTGCTCGTTGGTTGGTCGGTCGGCGTgggcgatggatggat includes these proteins:
- a CDS encoding kelch repeat protein: MSQSSTPSHLPPAPSIFGGPASHASGPIQIDLHGQQPPPPAAAEAANEASDAASMMAEVTPPSAGSSSNTFIMANSPSKTLPVADGYRPKITRTLGQRPACLVNASVTYCGSNQIFAFGGFDQYTDEVYNHVLRLDLATHQWNLVDNYGDIPGVRMGHTATLYQGDKLLVFGGENEHRTYLSDLIIFDLKTAHWTQPQVSGPIPKGRARHAAVLHEDKLFIIGGITGQNNYVLDDICYLDLRTFTWSKAWRFVGRFDHSVYIWGDRVWVFGGLSEDMDKVSDLWWLDLKGSPEFDSRPHFGVFDRHSATGRACGSPRPPYSMAPPAVVGASGYAANSRTAQVNPPSFQLKTYAPTAPGSISSLKFMSGPSIPSQGSGTHYHAYSSGTLLDFLTPAATITPRECSLSALDLGMLRWQKLAEGREIFKSGYRWHYCTMNEEGTKAWLLGCPTDPAATDLGPNGYEEYLSDIMEIDLRRYGFLGNNMTTEPRTESRPSATTRPTESPSKGLGADLAKLFDLPPESGSGTDFVVTALAEGCDEEDVLSSGLIRADDVAGGESWLAADAPTSQPIHVHKLILQARWPHFSRLYNAQMAEFHTKKMHIPEPYTVVRAFLLYLYTDSIRGTVEPDSDATTSLSDVAGLLVMSNIYNIPHLRLLCVNRLAKELDVEHACVIWYCAGLAGEEWLRKRAATFCMTHWGRIVRSRGFLRLPRNALVDLSQEVDMEGRVIAGEELEWGSSSGRYGDTVHSTRKASISSNQTQVLDSEADDDEGMELS